tgtaaatataaCTGTTTACCCAAAATCTTTCTTCATCAGATTTGGGCGTCTTTTTTGATGTTATACCTTTACAGGAGAAAATGGAAAAgattcatatttaaaaaaggaaaaatatataaataaaaaaaaaaaaaaaaaaaaaatatatatatatatatatatatatataataataatacatgtaatatatttatattttccttttggtgttattttttatttttttattttttatttttttatttttatttttgtctTGTTTTACCTATTTCACTTCTTACATTActatcatttttttttacatagGCCTTTACATATTTAGACATGTCTGATATAAAGAATTGgttgattatttttttaaattttaattcattttttttatttttcttttttaatcTGAACAAATTCTTTTCTGTATAATCATAGTCAACTTTGTCTTCCTTCCAGTTTATATGAGGGAAGGAATTATATGTAGAAAAATCACTTGTTgtatttttactttttttcgatttattattatttatcatGAAAGACCTCTCAACGCATAACAATTCCCACACACACTGAGACATCATTCGgaaaagaaagaaattaagaaaaagaaaaaggaaaaaataatcaaagaaaaattaagtgaattatttgatatatatatatatatattgaaatatttatattttgtatttttattattttagtttttttaatatatta
This is a stretch of genomic DNA from Plasmodium reichenowi strain SY57 chromosome 14, whole genome shotgun sequence. It encodes these proteins:
- a CDS encoding hypothetical protein (conserved Plasmodium protein, unknown function), whose protein sequence is MSQCVWELLCVERSFMINNNKSKKSKNTTSDFSTYNSFPHINWKEDKVDYDYTEKNLFRLKKKNKKNELKFKKIINQFFISDMSKYVKAYVKKNDSNVRSEIGITSKKTPKSDEERFWVNSYIYNFINYCLLTYYDCKHYIIITYNQNLIQKLNGTGYGHYGVYFTDGKKIGGLGNLFINIKQVRHIGFSVMKSLHTRIASDISASNNDESCSFIVML